A window of Ptychodera flava strain L36383 chromosome 1, AS_Pfla_20210202, whole genome shotgun sequence contains these coding sequences:
- the LOC139144256 gene encoding uncharacterized protein, whose product MGLHSSDGALDRLQNGSSTDTPIPSKGEDKDGPSDGHIGDDAAILKGSGRSEGYTTDFIRVSVKIFIIMLILATAVFSIQYYVEKRRRASNVFLSSSMEAACAEPPSEQQLLDRGTTIHMYILPNGRRITRTYREIDAPSDDDRSSSAPSCDERVDSDGHEHIGLVRPPSYKPPRKYEDVPPPSYDSLDCASEGDNTDNGEEREPELPPAYGDVS is encoded by the exons ATGG GACTGCATTCAAGTGACGGTGCACTGGACAGACTTCAGAATGGTAGCTCCACGGACACTCCGATTCCTTCAAAAG GAGAGGACAAGGATGGCCCAAGCGATGGACATATTGGTGACGACGCTGCAATTCTCAAAGGCTCCGGGAGATCTGAAGGGTACACCACCGATTTCATTCGAGTGTCGGTGAAGATCTTCATCATCATGTTGATTCTCGCCACTGCCGTGTTCTCCATCCAGTACTACGTTGAAAAGAGGCGACGGGCATCAAATGTATTTCTCAGTTCAAGTATGGAAG CAGCATGTGCGGAACCGCCTTCCGAACAACAATTACTTGACAGAGGTACAACAATTCATATGTATATTCTTCCCAATGGCCGCCGCATCACCAGAACTTATCGAGAAATCGATGCGCCGTCCGACGATGATCGGTCCTCTAGTGCGCCCTCTTGTGACGAGAGAGTTGACAGCGACGGCCACGAGCACATCGGCCTTGTCCGACCGCCCTCATACAAACCCCCGCGGAAATATGAAGATGTACCCCCTCCGTCGTACGACAGTCTTGACTGCGCGTCAGAGGGCGACAACACGGACAATGGTGAGGAAAGAGAACCAGAATTGCCTCCGGCCTATGGTGACGTCAGTTAA